A portion of the Halobacillus ihumii genome contains these proteins:
- a CDS encoding M24 family metallopeptidase: MQQLFNLEEYHQRLSQVKTRMDEQGVDVLLVSNPSNINYLSGYNAYSFYVVQALIVITEHDQPIWIGRREDANGAKLTTWLDDDRIYHYTDDYLHSNTKHPMDVITNVFKKLNQDQRRIGVELGSYYFSAMIYENFKGSLPDASFIDATTLVPNVRMIKSQQELQYMRNAAANAEHAMEIGINAIREGVSENEVAADIYHAQINGAEGVDGDYPSIVPLLLSGVKTSSPHLTWDGTAFQGDEIVTLELAGVHKRYHSPLARTIKLGQPTSREKRLADAVHEGINEALAAVKPGKTCGDIAMVWSETIKKHGFEKYDRLGYSIGLSYPPNWSEHTASIRQGNETVLQPNMTFHLIPGLWEQDCGVEFSETFVVTEDGCETLANYPRELIIKEGKKATSS, translated from the coding sequence GTGCAACAATTATTTAACTTAGAAGAATATCACCAAAGACTTAGTCAGGTGAAAACCCGAATGGACGAACAAGGGGTGGATGTTCTGTTGGTCTCCAATCCATCCAATATCAATTACCTATCTGGTTATAATGCGTATTCTTTCTACGTTGTGCAAGCCTTAATTGTCATTACAGAGCATGATCAGCCAATTTGGATTGGCAGAAGGGAGGATGCGAATGGTGCCAAACTAACGACATGGCTGGATGATGATCGCATCTATCATTATACGGACGACTATCTTCATTCGAACACGAAACACCCGATGGATGTGATTACCAACGTGTTTAAAAAACTAAACCAGGATCAGCGGCGCATCGGGGTAGAGTTGGGCAGTTATTATTTTTCAGCCATGATTTATGAAAACTTTAAAGGTTCGTTGCCAGATGCTAGTTTCATAGATGCCACAACACTAGTCCCCAACGTGCGGATGATTAAATCGCAGCAAGAATTACAATACATGAGAAATGCTGCGGCGAATGCTGAACATGCGATGGAAATCGGCATCAACGCAATTCGTGAAGGGGTAAGTGAAAATGAAGTCGCGGCTGACATCTACCATGCCCAAATTAATGGGGCAGAAGGGGTTGACGGAGATTATCCATCGATTGTGCCGTTATTGCTGTCAGGGGTTAAAACGTCGAGCCCTCATTTGACGTGGGATGGAACAGCTTTTCAAGGAGATGAGATTGTCACACTTGAACTGGCTGGAGTTCATAAACGTTATCATTCCCCGCTTGCAAGAACGATCAAGCTCGGACAGCCAACTTCAAGGGAGAAGCGCCTGGCAGACGCTGTCCATGAAGGGATTAACGAGGCGCTCGCTGCCGTCAAACCTGGTAAAACGTGCGGAGATATAGCCATGGTATGGAGTGAGACAATCAAGAAGCATGGGTTTGAAAAATATGACAGACTCGGCTATTCCATCGGCTTAAGTTATCCGCCGAACTGGAGCGAGCATACAGCGAGTATCCGTCAGGGAAATGAAACCGTCCTGCAGCCGAATATGACGTTTCATCTGATCCCAGGGCTCTGGGAACAGGACTGCGGAGTTGAATTCAGTGAAACGTTCGTCGTTACGGAGGATGGCTGTGAAACCCTTGCCAATTACCCGCGTGAACTGATTATTAAGGAAGGCAAAAAGGCGACTTCTTCTTAA
- a CDS encoding SDR family oxidoreductase: MPNHIEGKVVVLTGASSGIGESTAKELASHGAKLVLAARREERLQELQKAIENEGGEAQYKVTDVVSEEQMQELGRFALDTYGKIDVMVNNAGLMPQSLLHKLKTDEWDRMIDVNIKGVLYGIAAVLPHMRERKTGHIINISSVAGHEVFPGSAVYSGSKFAVRAITEGLRKEEAANNIRTTILSPGAIDTELTETITDNEVKQGVDELYKQAIHPDSMARAIRYAVAEPGDVSVNELIVRPTSQEL; the protein is encoded by the coding sequence ATGCCTAACCATATCGAAGGAAAAGTTGTCGTCTTAACGGGTGCGTCCAGCGGCATTGGAGAATCAACTGCGAAGGAACTGGCTAGTCATGGTGCCAAACTTGTCCTGGCCGCACGGCGTGAAGAACGGCTTCAGGAATTACAAAAGGCCATCGAAAACGAAGGTGGAGAGGCTCAATACAAAGTGACGGACGTCGTTTCTGAGGAACAAATGCAGGAACTGGGGCGTTTTGCGCTGGATACGTACGGAAAAATTGATGTGATGGTGAATAACGCCGGGTTAATGCCACAGTCGCTGCTGCATAAGCTGAAGACCGACGAGTGGGATCGTATGATTGACGTCAATATTAAAGGCGTGCTGTATGGCATCGCTGCGGTACTGCCGCACATGCGTGAACGAAAAACCGGCCATATCATTAATATCTCATCTGTCGCGGGTCATGAGGTCTTTCCAGGGAGTGCGGTCTACAGCGGAAGTAAGTTTGCTGTCCGTGCCATTACCGAAGGACTGAGAAAAGAGGAAGCGGCGAACAATATTCGCACGACGATTCTTTCTCCTGGTGCGATCGATACCGAATTAACCGAAACTATAACTGACAACGAGGTCAAACAGGGTGTGGACGAGCTTTACAAACAAGCGATTCATCCTGATTCCATGGCTCGGGCAATTCGTTATGCCGTGGCAGAACCAGGCGATGTATCTGTCAATGAATTGATCGTTCGACCTACTTCGCAAGAGCTATAA
- the dnaB gene encoding replicative DNA helicase: protein MIRNHEAEQAVLGAILQEGTLVKDVFLLAVHFENRNHQEIFQAIKKVDAAEQPVTIVTVTTELGERVGRLGGVQYLLSLAESVPTTATFKHDQRLVLDAYRNRKTKDLALKYAGNPTDQSLDQLMGRLDELRQIGFEQGRTTVYEHLIEIAQGMALPPEGGQTGFSTGYIQLDQMTGGAQRGDLIIVAARPSMGKTAFALNLATHHCRAGGAVHLFSLEMGVKSLLQRIISMEAAVDGQKWRSMSFSNKDYAQALKSIGEIARWSLNIHEQARTVHDIRASVRQAMQDDKAGRNHMVIIDYLQLLTAKGRFERRDLEVGAITRELKLLARELNVPIVLLSQLSRNVEQRQDKRPMLSDLRESGNIEQDADVVSFLYRDDYYNRDSQLKNRVEVLLMKQRNGPVGSVGLKFLKEYGRFECLEEGLSDFRGSELIVP from the coding sequence ATGATTCGTAATCATGAAGCGGAACAGGCGGTACTTGGAGCGATCCTGCAAGAAGGGACTCTCGTTAAAGATGTGTTTCTGCTGGCTGTACATTTTGAGAACCGTAATCATCAGGAAATTTTTCAAGCGATTAAAAAGGTAGATGCGGCAGAGCAGCCAGTCACGATTGTAACGGTCACGACTGAATTAGGAGAGCGGGTAGGGCGTCTCGGCGGCGTTCAGTACTTGCTGTCCCTGGCTGAATCGGTTCCGACCACTGCCACATTTAAGCATGACCAGCGGCTGGTGCTAGATGCTTATCGAAATCGAAAGACGAAGGATTTGGCATTAAAGTACGCCGGCAATCCTACAGATCAATCTCTTGATCAGCTGATGGGGCGCCTGGATGAACTGCGTCAGATTGGATTCGAACAGGGCCGGACAACTGTGTATGAGCACTTGATCGAAATCGCTCAAGGGATGGCCCTTCCACCCGAAGGCGGGCAAACCGGTTTTTCCACTGGCTACATACAACTCGACCAGATGACAGGCGGGGCGCAGCGAGGCGATTTAATCATCGTCGCCGCCCGCCCATCCATGGGAAAAACGGCCTTCGCCTTGAATCTGGCCACCCACCATTGTCGAGCAGGAGGAGCGGTTCACCTGTTCAGCTTAGAGATGGGCGTCAAATCACTGCTGCAGCGGATTATCTCGATGGAAGCCGCGGTCGATGGGCAAAAGTGGCGCTCGATGAGTTTTTCCAATAAAGATTATGCACAAGCGCTGAAATCGATTGGGGAGATCGCCCGCTGGTCGCTCAACATTCATGAACAGGCGCGAACTGTTCATGATATCCGGGCAAGCGTTCGTCAAGCTATGCAGGACGATAAAGCCGGCCGTAACCATATGGTGATCATCGATTACTTGCAACTATTGACGGCAAAAGGCCGCTTCGAACGCCGCGATTTGGAAGTTGGAGCGATCACACGAGAACTGAAGCTGCTCGCCCGCGAACTGAACGTACCGATCGTGCTGCTGTCACAGTTGTCCAGAAATGTGGAACAGCGCCAGGATAAACGCCCGATGCTGTCTGACTTGAGGGAGTCCGGCAACATTGAGCAAGACGCAGATGTAGTCAGCTTTCTGTATCGGGATGATTACTATAACAGAGATTCGCAGCTCAAGAATCGTGTGGAGGTTTTGCTCATGAAGCAGCGGAATGGTCCGGTTGGAAGTGTCGGGTTGAAGTTCTTGAAGGAGTACGGGAGGTTTGAATGTTTAGAAGAAGGGCTGTCTGATTTTCGAGGATCTGAATTAATTGTTCCTTAA
- a CDS encoding DnaD domain-containing protein — protein MNYIKEINAFYKKLEQTPLSGSAISLWHALMSVNNQCDWKEEFTVASWVVRAKAGLSEGTFKRARNELKEHGYLIHRPRGSRLSAAYQMVSLQAIMDLNVYDKTSPLVKQKKKQKQIVVAEGGPHSFYEQNMGMLTPFIAESITKWCEEMSDELVLESMKIAVKQNKLLFQYCEGILKQWEKRGVKTVEAANMLESEKGSTRRSKKAANQSIFDKLRAEGDKWITEKR, from the coding sequence ATGAACTACATCAAAGAAATCAATGCTTTTTATAAAAAATTAGAACAAACGCCGTTATCGGGCTCCGCCATATCGTTGTGGCATGCGTTAATGAGCGTGAACAATCAATGCGATTGGAAGGAAGAATTTACGGTTGCCTCGTGGGTGGTTCGTGCTAAAGCGGGGTTAAGCGAAGGAACTTTCAAACGGGCGCGAAATGAATTGAAGGAACATGGTTACCTGATTCACAGGCCGCGGGGATCGCGGTTGAGTGCGGCTTATCAAATGGTCTCTTTGCAAGCCATAATGGACCTCAATGTATACGATAAAACGAGCCCATTAGTTAAACAGAAAAAGAAACAGAAACAAATAGTAGTGGCGGAAGGGGGACCGCATTCTTTTTATGAACAAAATATGGGCATGCTGACGCCGTTCATTGCGGAGTCGATTACGAAGTGGTGTGAGGAAATGTCGGATGAGCTGGTGCTTGAATCTATGAAAATTGCCGTCAAGCAGAATAAACTGCTGTTTCAGTATTGCGAGGGGATTTTGAAGCAATGGGAAAAGCGCGGCGTGAAGACGGTGGAGGCGGCTAACATGTTGGAATCGGAAAAAGGATCAACCCGCCGGTCGAAAAAAGCAGCGAACCAGAGTATTTTTGACAAGCTGAGAGCGGAGGGTGACAAATGGATCACAGAGAAGCGTTAG
- a CDS encoding RNA polymerase sigma factor — protein MNEPYEHYHRLVYLVLHKLNVRKPHEDYLQEAFFIYEACKESFDPSRANFSTYFTNQLTFYFKSLFRKQKFQLSRLSMLSRYDSSFSPDPIMDLISFHDIFHYAALTTFEKSVLRLSLQGCTVGQIALSESVSPATVKRARKAIKEKTKPHLCP, from the coding sequence TTGAACGAACCCTACGAACACTACCACCGTCTTGTCTACTTAGTCCTCCACAAACTAAACGTGAGGAAACCTCATGAGGATTATCTCCAGGAAGCTTTTTTCATTTATGAGGCATGCAAGGAAAGCTTCGATCCTTCCCGGGCCAATTTTTCTACGTATTTTACAAACCAGCTCACTTTCTACTTCAAGTCCCTGTTTCGCAAGCAAAAGTTTCAATTGTCACGGCTGTCTATGCTGAGCCGATATGACAGTTCTTTTTCACCAGATCCGATTATGGATTTGATTTCCTTCCACGATATTTTCCATTATGCTGCTTTAACTACTTTTGAAAAAAGTGTTCTCCGCTTATCACTTCAAGGCTGTACGGTTGGACAGATAGCGCTGTCTGAATCGGTCAGTCCTGCTACAGTGAAGCGTGCGAGAAAGGCGATTAAGGAGAAAACGAAGCCCCATCTGTGTCCATAA
- a CDS encoding sigma-70 family RNA polymerase sigma factor, whose amino-acid sequence MSIDFEEIVAQHKQLIYFHIHKLHIKDRNGDFFAEGLEALWKACESYNPDMGKLSTYISWKIRNALIDAIRREATASKYDQLYIQDQITTPLHTEDLIEDHYLWEQVKGILTTNQWKWVYYFIIQDLSVEQIAKVEGVTRDAVKNWGRHAKKKLRGLLEEIGEF is encoded by the coding sequence ATGTCCATAGACTTCGAAGAGATTGTTGCACAACATAAACAGTTGATTTATTTCCATATCCACAAACTGCACATCAAAGATCGCAACGGAGATTTTTTTGCTGAAGGATTAGAAGCACTCTGGAAAGCATGTGAAAGCTACAATCCCGACATGGGAAAATTATCAACCTACATAAGCTGGAAAATCCGCAACGCCCTCATTGACGCCATCCGCAGAGAAGCAACCGCCTCAAAGTATGATCAACTCTATATCCAGGACCAGATCACCACCCCGCTGCACACAGAAGATCTCATCGAAGACCACTACCTGTGGGAGCAAGTCAAAGGAATATTGACGACAAATCAATGGAAATGGGTCTACTATTTTATCATCCAGGATTTGTCGGTGGAGCAGATTGCCAAGGTTGAAGGGGTGACGAGGGATGCTGTGAAGAATTGGGGACGTCATGCGAAGAAAAAGCTGCGCGGGTTATTGGAGGAAATCGGGGAGTTTTAA
- a CDS encoding symporter small accessory protein: MLGMDGLIIVFAWVGTALSALGCVVYGLINWNKGGDDSK; this comes from the coding sequence ATGCTGGGAATGGACGGTTTAATCATTGTATTCGCTTGGGTCGGCACAGCTTTATCGGCACTCGGCTGCGTCGTTTATGGGTTAATTAACTGGAACAAAGGAGGAGATGATTCGAAATGA
- a CDS encoding sodium:solute symporter family protein, with amino-acid sequence MNLSVLIPLLTVYIAIMSGLAYYGYRKTNTEADYLVAGRNINPIVMALSYGATFISTSALVGFGGVSAVYGFGLLWLAFLNIVLGIFIAFALFGKRIRKLSAEMNVFTFPSFLGERYNSKFITVFSGIMIFVFMPAYTSIVLIGGGRFLEETLAIDYNIALLVLAFIVGAYVISGGLKAVMYTDAFAAVVMLVMMAIFLFATYQAVGGLTAGHSGLTALKDLVPDALAEQGHRGWTSMPAFGSPIWWTLVSTLIMGVGIGVLAQPQLTMRCMTVKDNRALNRSVLVGGIFIFFMTGAVFMIGPLTNLYFYNTTGELAMTVAGGNVDLVIPTFINEMMPDWFVYLFTLTALSAVISTVSSLIHVQSASFSEDILKNIGVNSVFGNKISLSRIGVIIGMAAAVILAYILPGGVIAQATSFWFGICAAGFLPVLIGSLYWKSSTRSGAISSIVVGFAVSIIGFLFFHQKEAAAIGLANALFGVDSLLGFPMTHINPLFYALPLSSLVFILVSLKTGEQVDVEVTEDSVASK; translated from the coding sequence ATGAATCTATCAGTGCTTATCCCGCTATTAACCGTTTACATAGCCATTATGTCTGGGCTGGCTTATTACGGTTATCGGAAAACGAATACAGAAGCAGATTACCTTGTGGCCGGACGTAATATCAATCCGATTGTTATGGCCTTGTCCTATGGGGCGACATTCATCAGTACTTCCGCGCTCGTCGGTTTTGGAGGCGTTTCGGCTGTCTACGGCTTCGGCTTGCTATGGTTGGCTTTTCTGAATATTGTATTAGGGATTTTTATAGCTTTCGCCTTATTTGGGAAGAGGATCCGAAAACTGTCAGCTGAAATGAATGTGTTTACGTTCCCATCATTTTTAGGGGAGCGATATAATTCGAAATTTATCACTGTGTTTTCGGGGATAATGATCTTTGTGTTTATGCCGGCCTACACAAGTATTGTCTTAATAGGCGGCGGCCGGTTTTTAGAGGAAACACTAGCGATTGATTACAATATCGCTCTGTTAGTACTGGCATTTATCGTAGGAGCTTATGTGATCAGCGGCGGTCTAAAAGCCGTGATGTACACGGACGCCTTTGCTGCAGTAGTTATGCTCGTTATGATGGCGATCTTTTTGTTCGCGACGTATCAGGCAGTCGGAGGATTAACCGCAGGACATAGTGGGTTAACAGCGTTGAAGGATCTTGTCCCCGACGCTCTCGCGGAACAAGGACATCGTGGTTGGACATCCATGCCGGCCTTCGGTTCCCCCATCTGGTGGACGCTGGTCAGTACACTGATCATGGGTGTCGGTATCGGCGTATTAGCTCAGCCGCAGCTTACCATGCGGTGCATGACCGTGAAGGACAACCGAGCTTTAAATCGCTCCGTGCTAGTCGGCGGTATCTTTATATTTTTTATGACAGGCGCCGTTTTCATGATCGGTCCGCTTACCAACCTTTATTTTTACAATACGACGGGTGAGCTTGCTATGACGGTTGCAGGCGGAAACGTTGACCTCGTCATCCCAACATTTATCAATGAGATGATGCCAGATTGGTTCGTCTATTTGTTTACCTTAACAGCATTATCAGCCGTTATTTCAACAGTCAGCTCGTTAATTCACGTACAGTCCGCTTCCTTTAGTGAAGACATCTTGAAGAACATCGGGGTCAACTCCGTATTCGGCAACAAAATCAGCTTGTCCCGCATTGGTGTCATCATTGGTATGGCTGCTGCCGTCATATTAGCCTATATCTTACCAGGCGGCGTCATAGCACAAGCCACATCGTTTTGGTTCGGTATTTGCGCTGCTGGGTTTTTGCCAGTACTCATCGGCAGTCTGTATTGGAAAAGTTCAACAAGGTCCGGCGCCATTTCAAGTATCGTTGTCGGTTTTGCCGTAAGTATTATCGGTTTTCTATTTTTCCATCAAAAAGAAGCGGCAGCCATCGGATTAGCCAACGCCTTATTCGGAGTGGATAGTCTATTAGGCTTCCCGATGACTCATATTAACCCATTGTTCTACGCGCTCCCGCTTTCAAGCCTTGTATTTATTCTCGTTAGTTTGAAAACGGGCGAGCAAGTTGACGTAGAAGTAACAGAGGACTCTGTCGCTTCGAAGTAA
- a CDS encoding 4Fe-4S dicluster domain-containing protein → MAFVITSPCKDEKAGECIEVCPVDCIEEGEDMFHIDPEVCIECGACEAACPVEAIYMEDEVPEEENDYIQLNRKFFEAG, encoded by the coding sequence GTGGCTTTTGTAATTACATCACCTTGTAAAGATGAAAAGGCAGGCGAATGCATCGAAGTCTGTCCAGTGGATTGTATTGAAGAAGGCGAAGACATGTTTCATATTGATCCGGAAGTTTGTATTGAATGTGGTGCCTGTGAGGCAGCGTGTCCCGTAGAAGCAATCTATATGGAAGACGAAGTTCCTGAGGAAGAAAATGACTATATTCAATTGAATCGCAAGTTTTTCGAAGCGGGGTAG
- a CDS encoding thiolase family protein — MEEVVIVDAVRTPIGRYNGALKSVRPDDLGAHVLRSLRERNPNLPLDEIEEVILGNANGAGEDNRNVARMAALLAGYPTTVAGTTINRLCGSGLDAVTYAARAIAVGQGDVMIAGGTESMTRAPYVMGKPDKGFKRGDQQLQDTTIGWRFTHPSMDEMYGTDSMPETAQNVAEAYNISRSDQDEFAHQSQLRAKEAMESGRLKDEITPISIHDRKMGTYEVAEDEHPRPSTTLEKLNKLPSLFSNGSITAGNASGVNDGASAVLLMSRKKAEALGLEPLAAYVTSATAGVEPRIMGIGPIHATQKALKRADMNVDDLDLIELNEAFASQSLSCIRELNLNQEIVNVNGGSIAYGHPLGASGARILTTLLHEMKKRDSKSGLATMCIGVGQGISMIVKRD, encoded by the coding sequence ATGGAAGAAGTTGTGATTGTAGATGCAGTGAGAACACCGATTGGACGGTATAATGGTGCTTTAAAAAGTGTCCGCCCGGATGATTTAGGTGCCCATGTTCTGCGTTCCTTACGAGAGCGCAATCCGAATCTTCCCCTTGACGAAATCGAGGAGGTCATCCTTGGCAACGCCAATGGGGCTGGAGAAGACAACCGAAATGTTGCCCGGATGGCTGCATTACTCGCTGGCTATCCGACTACCGTAGCAGGCACAACGATTAACAGATTGTGCGGATCAGGATTGGATGCGGTGACCTATGCTGCCCGGGCGATTGCGGTTGGGCAGGGAGACGTGATGATTGCAGGGGGCACAGAAAGTATGACGCGGGCCCCTTATGTGATGGGCAAACCCGACAAAGGATTTAAACGCGGCGATCAACAGCTCCAGGACACGACGATCGGCTGGCGTTTTACTCACCCGTCCATGGATGAAATGTATGGCACAGATTCAATGCCTGAAACAGCTCAAAATGTGGCTGAAGCCTATAACATTTCACGATCTGATCAAGATGAGTTTGCTCATCAAAGTCAACTGCGTGCCAAAGAAGCGATGGAAAGTGGCCGATTGAAGGATGAAATCACACCCATATCGATCCATGACCGGAAGATGGGTACATATGAGGTGGCTGAAGATGAACACCCGAGACCGTCCACTACACTGGAAAAATTAAATAAACTTCCATCGTTATTTTCCAATGGCAGTATTACCGCTGGCAATGCATCAGGGGTCAATGATGGAGCTTCGGCTGTTTTATTAATGAGCCGGAAAAAGGCGGAGGCCCTTGGGTTAGAACCTCTTGCTGCTTATGTTACCTCAGCTACAGCAGGAGTAGAACCTAGAATTATGGGGATCGGTCCGATTCATGCCACGCAAAAAGCGCTCAAACGAGCTGACATGAACGTGGATGATCTTGACTTGATCGAATTAAATGAAGCATTTGCCTCCCAATCTCTTTCGTGTATCCGTGAGTTGAACTTGAATCAGGAGATTGTCAATGTCAATGGAGGTTCGATTGCTTACGGTCATCCGTTAGGAGCCAGCGGAGCTAGAATTCTAACGACACTGCTGCACGAAATGAAAAAGAGGGACAGTAAGAGCGGCTTAGCTACAATGTGTATTGGCGTAGGCCAAGGCATTTCGATGATTGTAAAAAGAGATTGA
- a CDS encoding 3-hydroxyacyl-CoA dehydrogenase, with product MAVQNVTVAGAGVMGRGIAYVSALAGFHTTLVDVSDHQLQDAYAFAEKTTRKGIEKEKITERQAGELLEHLHTSSQLESTVSTADLLIEAVPEKRDLKKQILETADKHAPEHTIFASNTSTISPTELGSYTNRAPQVAVMHFFNPVHRMPLVEIVKGLETSDETVDLIRVSSEKMGKETVEVNEFPGFVTSRISALVGNEAFQMLQEGVATAEDIDKAVRLGLNYPMGPLELGDLVGLDARLNNLKYLHETLGEKYRPAPLLEQLVQAGRLGRKSGRGIYNYNE from the coding sequence ATGGCTGTACAAAACGTGACGGTGGCGGGAGCTGGTGTGATGGGGCGAGGCATTGCGTATGTCTCGGCCCTTGCCGGCTTTCATACCACATTAGTCGATGTGTCAGATCATCAGCTGCAGGATGCGTATGCGTTTGCTGAAAAAACGACACGAAAAGGGATTGAAAAGGAAAAAATCACAGAACGGCAGGCGGGCGAACTACTGGAACATCTTCACACGTCTTCGCAGCTTGAATCAACCGTAAGTACGGCTGATTTACTGATAGAAGCAGTGCCAGAGAAACGCGATTTGAAGAAACAAATTTTGGAGACGGCAGATAAACATGCACCAGAGCATACAATTTTTGCTTCAAATACGTCAACGATCAGTCCTACAGAGCTCGGTTCCTACACAAACCGAGCACCACAAGTAGCGGTTATGCATTTTTTCAACCCCGTCCATCGTATGCCGCTTGTCGAGATTGTGAAAGGGTTAGAAACGAGCGATGAGACAGTTGATCTTATTCGTGTTTCTTCAGAAAAAATGGGGAAAGAAACCGTTGAAGTCAATGAGTTCCCCGGGTTTGTGACGAGCAGAATTAGTGCCCTTGTCGGAAACGAAGCCTTTCAGATGCTGCAGGAAGGCGTGGCCACTGCAGAAGATATTGATAAAGCAGTTCGACTGGGCCTGAACTATCCAATGGGGCCCCTTGAGTTAGGGGATTTAGTCGGATTAGACGCACGCCTGAATAACTTAAAGTACTTACACGAAACGTTAGGCGAAAAATACCGCCCTGCCCCGCTGCTGGAACAACTTGTTCAAGCAGGCAGGTTAGGGAGAAAAAGCGGCCGCGGCATATATAACTACAATGAGTAA
- a CDS encoding aldehyde dehydrogenase family protein, protein MTSTVTAEAVTEVGAMKREHYGMVINGERVESASGETFQVYNPAKGEVLATVAKANQEDAEKAVQAARNAFDKGKWKNKYPVGKRSRVLNKIAAIMRERFNELVEAEVLNSGKSVGAAQVQINQSIEDFEFYAGAIVGHRGAVNNMPNGFFNYTHKESVGVCAQIIPWNYPMMMAAWKIAPAIAAGCSVIIKPASLTPITAIILNEICHEAGVPEGVVNTLPGSGKVVGDYLVEHKDINKVAFTGSTPTGRDIMSKSSETLKRLTLELGGKSPNIVFEDADLDAAVPGSLFGIFFNTGQSCEARSRMFVHESIYDEFMEQFIAKTEKLQSGDPFDKGTHLGSIISRNQLEVIDGYVQSAKEEGATIATGGKVMEIEGFENGHWYEPTVITDVTPDMKAVKEEIFGPVVVVEKFTDEKDVIKRANDTEYGLGSAIWTKDQGRATRVSHQIEAGIVMVNTPFSAFPGTPFGGYKQSGFGRELCVETLDLYMEDKSVLSYYGPKPLNPFGV, encoded by the coding sequence ATGACAAGCACAGTAACAGCAGAAGCGGTAACAGAGGTAGGAGCGATGAAGCGTGAACATTATGGAATGGTTATTAATGGCGAGCGCGTAGAAAGTGCTTCCGGCGAGACGTTTCAGGTGTATAACCCGGCAAAAGGTGAGGTCCTTGCTACAGTTGCGAAAGCCAATCAGGAAGATGCAGAGAAGGCCGTACAAGCGGCGCGGAACGCTTTTGACAAAGGAAAATGGAAGAATAAATATCCGGTCGGAAAACGCTCCCGTGTCCTCAATAAAATTGCAGCCATCATGCGGGAACGATTTAATGAACTCGTGGAAGCGGAAGTGTTAAACAGCGGGAAGTCTGTCGGTGCGGCACAGGTTCAAATTAATCAGTCAATTGAGGACTTTGAATTTTATGCGGGTGCGATTGTCGGCCACCGCGGTGCCGTCAATAATATGCCGAATGGCTTTTTCAACTATACACACAAGGAATCGGTTGGAGTGTGTGCGCAAATCATTCCGTGGAATTATCCGATGATGATGGCAGCTTGGAAAATCGCCCCGGCCATTGCTGCTGGCTGCTCCGTGATTATTAAACCGGCCAGTTTGACGCCGATTACAGCGATTATTTTGAATGAAATTTGTCATGAAGCAGGTGTGCCAGAAGGTGTCGTGAACACGCTCCCAGGTTCAGGTAAAGTTGTTGGCGACTATCTTGTTGAACACAAAGATATCAACAAAGTGGCCTTTACAGGTTCAACGCCGACAGGAAGAGATATTATGAGTAAATCTTCAGAGACGCTAAAACGCCTTACCCTCGAGCTGGGCGGAAAATCACCTAATATCGTGTTTGAAGATGCAGATTTAGATGCGGCTGTTCCAGGTTCTTTGTTTGGGATTTTCTTTAACACGGGTCAATCTTGTGAAGCGCGTTCACGCATGTTTGTCCATGAATCGATTTATGATGAATTTATGGAACAATTTATTGCAAAAACTGAGAAGCTGCAGTCAGGAGATCCATTTGATAAAGGAACGCACCTTGGTTCGATCATCAGCCGCAATCAGCTTGAAGTCATCGATGGCTACGTTCAGTCTGCTAAAGAAGAAGGAGCGACCATCGCGACAGGCGGTAAAGTCATGGAGATTGAAGGATTTGAAAATGGTCATTGGTATGAGCCGACTGTGATTACCGACGTTACCCCTGATATGAAAGCTGTGAAAGAGGAGATCTTCGGCCCTGTCGTTGTGGTCGAGAAATTCACGGATGAGAAAGATGTCATCAAGCGCGCCAACGATACTGAGTACGGATTAGGATCGGCGATATGGACGAAAGATCAGGGCAGAGCTACTCGCGTCTCCCATCAGATTGAAGCCGGAATCGTGATGGTCAATACGCCATTCTCAGCATTCCCTGGCACTCCATTTGGAGGATATAAACAATCTGGATTCGGCAGAGAACTTTGTGTAGAAACACTCGATCTTTATATGGAAGATAAAAGTGTTCTTTCCTACTATGGACCAAAACCGCTAAATCCGTTCGGGGTGTAA